One genomic segment of Pseudomonas chlororaphis subsp. aurantiaca includes these proteins:
- a CDS encoding ATP-binding protein — MKYKQFLQPLDKNFSSPKAVGKLLLLLAWLLLLCLFCGLCFYWVSSLSNEISKHRRVMNDEVFKVQESLFQREALLLHFSRSVHLNAPDVVSPPEALEVPLGQDQRKRVLLGNYDSPWSLTLSGRDIHELEEFQLGLVYVSNNAEHTISRIYDRSFDHYVLPNNVLNALATTTMASKQQFIWLNDPGDPLTRIYIFRRISNEKDAGWLGLEMVGKELAVGLIGQGSDGYLLLNKARQQVLSSTPGNDLSVYFSRVWSKDSFGFTGRGLSLGYLALTKSIGGSKWVLIYYVPFKALLTPLWRDSVLALLVFGLMAMGVQRLVLRINRRLVNPALHRLEALIESEEFSRTVIDTAPVALCVLRRLDGQVVLENRLCVQWLGGDAQRIALDQDWIRRAFDDNSPVCEELETASGHHLYLSSVPTRYKGEDVLFCAFSDISARKQMELALARAKQHSDATNEAKSVFLATISHEIRTPLYGLLGTLELLGLTKLEPQQANYLDAMQRSASTLGHLINDVLDVSKIEAGQLMLEPDDFNPCELVQELIQMFSAAAQRKGLILQAFCDPKLPTMMRGDVARIRQILSNLLGNALKFTDSGRVVLRVRIESRDCERLNLLWQVTDTGCGIRVEEQSRLFEPFYQAGDRQSRAGGTGLGLSICQRLAELMNGDIRLVSAYGLGSSFTLSLPLEQGRPESMSEQGIRLASLPVFVSSPLQEAAENVCGWLNRWGASAQILNSTELQLPPKATLVELIVENDAARPLLLPSSSRVRAYLGAPGQPVLTDTAWEVNLNNIHAIGQAVSLAQGSSQTHAEASAEPFRQLLQRVLVIEDNPINQLVLKEQLEVLGCEVTLASDGREALMQWACGTFDLVLTDINMPGMDGHQLVRQMRRIGCAVPIVGATANTDPEETARCLDSGMNLCLTKPVDLLSLFNSLNALKPEKIVCAP, encoded by the coding sequence ATGAAATACAAACAGTTTCTTCAACCACTGGACAAGAACTTTTCCTCGCCCAAGGCGGTTGGCAAGCTCCTTCTGCTTTTGGCCTGGCTACTCCTGTTGTGCCTGTTCTGCGGTCTCTGCTTCTATTGGGTGTCCAGTTTAAGTAACGAAATCTCCAAGCACCGCCGAGTGATGAACGATGAAGTTTTCAAAGTTCAAGAGTCGTTGTTTCAGCGTGAGGCCCTGCTGCTGCATTTCAGCCGTTCGGTTCATTTGAATGCGCCAGATGTAGTCTCTCCTCCCGAGGCGCTGGAGGTTCCTCTGGGCCAGGACCAACGTAAGAGAGTCCTGCTGGGCAACTACGACTCCCCCTGGAGCCTGACTCTGTCTGGGCGCGATATCCACGAGCTGGAAGAGTTTCAGCTCGGTCTTGTGTACGTATCCAACAATGCAGAGCACACCATCAGCCGCATCTACGATCGCAGCTTCGATCATTACGTCCTGCCGAACAATGTGCTCAATGCGCTGGCTACGACGACGATGGCAAGCAAGCAGCAGTTTATCTGGTTGAACGATCCTGGTGATCCGCTCACGCGAATCTACATATTTCGACGCATTTCCAATGAGAAGGATGCTGGGTGGCTCGGGCTGGAAATGGTCGGCAAAGAGTTGGCGGTGGGGCTGATCGGTCAAGGTTCGGATGGTTATCTGTTGTTGAACAAGGCGCGCCAGCAAGTGTTGAGCAGTACGCCTGGCAATGACTTGAGTGTCTATTTCTCCAGGGTCTGGTCCAAAGACAGTTTCGGTTTTACTGGCCGCGGTCTGAGCCTTGGTTATCTGGCTCTGACCAAAAGCATCGGTGGTTCAAAGTGGGTGCTGATTTACTACGTGCCATTCAAGGCACTGTTGACGCCGCTGTGGCGGGACTCCGTGCTGGCCCTGTTGGTATTCGGCCTGATGGCCATGGGCGTTCAGCGTTTGGTGCTGCGGATCAATCGGCGGTTGGTCAACCCGGCTCTGCACCGCTTGGAAGCCTTGATCGAAAGTGAAGAGTTCAGTCGTACGGTCATCGACACGGCTCCGGTAGCCCTGTGTGTGTTGCGGCGTCTTGATGGCCAGGTGGTACTGGAAAATCGTCTGTGCGTGCAATGGCTAGGTGGAGACGCACAGCGTATTGCTCTGGATCAGGACTGGATACGACGCGCGTTCGACGACAATTCACCCGTCTGCGAAGAGTTGGAGACTGCCAGTGGCCATCATTTGTACCTGAGCTCGGTGCCTACCCGCTACAAGGGGGAGGACGTGCTGTTCTGTGCCTTCAGCGACATCAGTGCGCGCAAGCAGATGGAGCTGGCATTGGCTCGGGCCAAGCAGCATTCCGATGCTACCAACGAGGCTAAAAGCGTCTTTCTCGCGACCATCAGCCACGAAATTCGCACGCCTCTTTATGGCTTGCTCGGCACGCTGGAGTTGCTTGGCTTGACGAAGCTCGAACCGCAGCAGGCGAACTATCTTGATGCCATGCAGCGCTCAGCGTCGACCTTGGGGCATTTGATCAACGATGTATTGGATGTCTCCAAGATCGAAGCTGGTCAGTTGATGCTTGAGCCCGATGATTTCAACCCCTGCGAATTGGTGCAGGAGTTGATCCAGATGTTTTCCGCGGCAGCACAACGCAAGGGATTGATCCTGCAAGCGTTCTGCGACCCGAAACTGCCGACGATGATGCGCGGAGATGTAGCGCGGATTCGGCAGATTCTCAGCAATCTGCTGGGTAATGCCTTGAAGTTCACTGACTCCGGTCGCGTGGTGTTGCGCGTCAGGATCGAAAGTCGCGATTGCGAACGGTTGAACCTGCTTTGGCAAGTGACCGACACCGGCTGCGGCATTCGCGTGGAAGAACAAAGTCGTCTGTTCGAACCCTTCTATCAGGCTGGAGACCGTCAGAGCCGAGCCGGCGGTACCGGGTTGGGCTTGTCTATTTGTCAGCGTCTGGCCGAGTTGATGAATGGCGATATCCGTCTGGTCAGTGCCTACGGGCTGGGTAGCAGTTTCACCTTGTCGTTGCCGCTGGAGCAGGGTCGCCCGGAGAGCATGAGCGAGCAGGGCATTCGCCTGGCATCGTTACCGGTTTTCGTCAGCTCTCCTCTCCAGGAAGCGGCAGAGAACGTATGCGGTTGGTTGAACCGCTGGGGGGCGTCCGCGCAGATCCTCAACAGTACCGAGTTGCAACTGCCGCCCAAGGCGACATTGGTGGAACTGATCGTTGAGAACGACGCCGCCAGACCGCTGCTATTACCCAGCAGTTCGCGGGTACGGGCTTACCTTGGGGCGCCAGGGCAACCCGTACTGACGGACACCGCCTGGGAGGTCAACCTCAACAATATTCACGCTATCGGCCAGGCGGTCAGCCTGGCTCAAGGCAGCAGCCAGACTCATGCCGAGGCCAGCGCCGAACCCTTTCGTCAATTGTTGCAACGAGTGTTAGTGATCGAAGACAACCCCATCAATCAGTTGGTGCTCAAAGAACAACTCGAAGTGCTGGGCTGTGAGGTGACTCTGGCCAGTGACGGGCGCGAAGCGCTGATGCAATGGGCATGCGGCACCTTCGATCTGGTGCTGACCGACATCAACATGCCTGGCATGGATGGCCACCAATTGGTGCGGCAAATGCGGCGCATTGGTTGTGCCGTACCGATCGTGGGCGCAACCGCCAACACTGACCCCGAAGAGACTGCGCGCTGTCTCGATTCGGGCATGAACTTGTGTTTGACAAAACCCGTGGATCTTCTGTCCCTGTTCAACAGTTTGAACGCATTAAAGCCGGAGAAAATCGTATGTGCGCCATGA
- a CDS encoding EAL domain-containing protein: MCAMSVLIVEDHHFQREYLKSLFKAEGVHRIEIAADGQEALQWLDKRDFDLVLSDLMMPELDGVQFIQQLSLSKRPPRLALMSSSSRRMLGSACTVAEMLGIEVIDTISKPAMPASIRSLIEKCAAPQPIPESALAPVLVFNRQQLEEALEQGQFKAWFQPKKALRSGKIASAEALVRWEHPTLGTLLPGQFLSQMVDAGLEEALLFCMIEQTVEAQFNWQNNGFRVPVSINLPTHLLNDSTLPDRLHECVLRLNGMPSKLCFELTECSMTELLSHYIAGVCRLRMKGFGLAQDDFGQGFSSFYNLVKTPFTELKIDRALIANCEHEESTAVALKSIIALGQHLGLEVVAEGVENHAQLALLRQFECDAVQGFLISKAVSKESFSALLQQEGR; this comes from the coding sequence ATGTGCGCCATGAGTGTATTGATCGTCGAAGATCACCATTTTCAACGCGAATATCTGAAATCGCTGTTCAAGGCTGAGGGCGTGCATCGCATCGAGATTGCCGCTGATGGACAGGAAGCCCTGCAATGGCTGGACAAGCGAGACTTCGATCTGGTGCTCAGTGATCTGATGATGCCGGAGCTCGATGGCGTGCAGTTCATCCAGCAGCTGTCGTTGTCGAAGAGGCCGCCCCGCCTGGCACTGATGAGCTCGTCCTCGCGGCGCATGCTGGGAAGTGCCTGTACCGTGGCTGAAATGCTGGGAATCGAAGTGATCGATACGATTTCCAAGCCTGCCATGCCGGCCTCGATCAGGAGCTTGATCGAGAAGTGTGCGGCTCCTCAGCCGATCCCCGAAAGTGCACTGGCTCCGGTGTTGGTATTCAATCGACAGCAGTTGGAAGAGGCCTTGGAACAGGGGCAGTTCAAAGCGTGGTTTCAGCCGAAGAAGGCGTTGAGAAGTGGCAAGATCGCTTCGGCCGAAGCGTTGGTGCGCTGGGAGCATCCAACCTTGGGTACTTTGTTGCCAGGGCAGTTTTTATCGCAGATGGTTGATGCCGGACTGGAAGAGGCATTGTTGTTCTGCATGATCGAACAAACCGTTGAGGCCCAATTCAACTGGCAGAACAACGGCTTTCGAGTTCCGGTTTCGATCAACCTGCCGACACATTTGTTGAATGACTCCACCTTGCCCGATCGGCTTCACGAATGTGTTCTACGCTTGAACGGCATGCCATCCAAGTTGTGTTTCGAACTGACCGAATGCAGCATGACTGAGTTGCTCAGTCACTACATTGCCGGGGTATGCCGGTTGCGAATGAAAGGTTTCGGATTGGCCCAGGATGACTTCGGACAAGGGTTCAGTTCTTTTTACAACCTGGTCAAAACACCCTTTACCGAGTTGAAAATCGACCGGGCTCTGATCGCCAATTGCGAACATGAAGAAAGTACTGCGGTAGCGCTCAAAAGTATTATTGCACTGGGGCAGCATCTGGGGCTTGAAGTCGTCGCAGAGGGTGTTGAGAATCACGCGCAGCTGGCGTTATTGCGTCAGTTCGAGTGTGACGCGGTACAGGGCTTTTTGATTTCCAAAGCCGTCTCGAAAGAATCGTTTTCGGCTTTGCTACAACAGGAGGGTCGATGA
- a CDS encoding hybrid sensor histidine kinase/response regulator — MGNDNLIKNFARTSLRLNMLLIVAVSLAILLFTMTYWAAERLVQEQLFKIEFHFSRLMGNIHEQEEFLLRVARHSDEVTQKRDQAVIPFQHRLLKEARDSLIYEGREFSFSMPFTLAVPTEMASQDEVAGIGKFGVLVSNLYGSYWSISSYAAPQTLLLDLDSSISIGVPAATASREDGQIGQSDYLELSENLKKQILKFRPAQSDNAVMWAPANHVQGDGSSIKFITYMYTDTPQNLWAHDQSKRQLVIASLLDLRSITDSSRLSDWTVFDAMELITPDGLLLTGKIPSFDDAQEGLQLTSAGFLVKTTSKDGWRGYYHLDYRSFFQYAKWQLLVLLAVCLAFVVVGYFLLRWYALRVVVPARRAHDRVVESDSFSRAIIQNAPVALCVLARKDRKVVMENDLALQWLGDTQTISQLSRGWPSVAESAGAVGDKHLSITINDRQLEVSFSPSRYQGEDVVLCAFSDISAYKLAERALAEAKQSADASNEAKTVFLATMSHEIRTPLYGVLGTLELLTLSPLNALQRSQVQTMQRSSSILLQVISDILDVSKIEAGQLAIEHVEFTPLEMIEDVLQSYSAAAGAKGLHLYACVEVELPRRLRGDAARIRQILNNLLSNAIKFTDVGRIALRVKSEPVEGGWQFQWQVTDTGCGISSEHQVRLFEPFYQAHSQQHTVGGTGLGLSICWRLTQMMGGNLAIVSDTGLGSSFTLSLPLTVVPGEYPLLPGFTLKNEAVAVRAPIKELAISVCNWLSHFGALAVTGSEVSDDRYPGAVLVDVIPELLPELEWSGERVRCSEEGLVKPQRTSDGYIVSLHSIKGLLRAVALAQGEPLAEGESCEAIQRWCRFSLHVLVAEDNPINQTLLKEQLQQLGCSVALASNGVEALRLWDHDAFDVVLTDVNMPEMNGYELTTALRRSDSNTPIVGVTANAMREEEERCIGVGMNACVVKPMSLQTLHNVLLKLCGHLDGAILPAQEASEEKSVMQVSSQLRDVFIQTFKEDLAKTRAAVRDKDAKAVGSMLHRIRGGLSVVQAQDLLDRCVAIEAQLDAEGWVDERRREVEDVLEQITQEMEKL, encoded by the coding sequence ATGGGAAACGATAATCTAATTAAAAATTTTGCCCGTACCTCCTTGCGATTGAACATGCTACTGATCGTAGCGGTTTCGCTGGCAATTCTGTTGTTCACCATGACCTACTGGGCTGCCGAGCGTCTGGTCCAGGAGCAATTGTTCAAGATCGAATTTCACTTCTCTCGCCTGATGGGCAACATCCATGAGCAGGAAGAGTTCTTGCTGCGTGTTGCCAGGCATAGCGATGAGGTGACACAAAAACGGGATCAGGCAGTCATTCCGTTTCAGCATCGCTTACTCAAGGAAGCGCGCGACTCCTTGATCTACGAAGGACGCGAATTCTCCTTTTCCATGCCGTTCACTCTGGCTGTTCCCACTGAGATGGCTTCGCAGGATGAAGTTGCCGGTATTGGAAAGTTTGGCGTGCTGGTTTCTAATTTGTACGGCTCGTATTGGAGCATTTCTTCTTATGCTGCGCCGCAAACGCTGCTGCTTGATCTTGATAGCTCAATCAGTATCGGTGTTCCGGCAGCCACTGCATCAAGGGAAGATGGACAGATCGGTCAGAGCGACTACCTGGAGCTGAGTGAAAACCTGAAAAAGCAAATTTTGAAGTTCCGCCCGGCACAATCGGATAATGCCGTGATGTGGGCGCCGGCCAATCATGTTCAGGGTGACGGGTCGTCTATCAAGTTCATTACCTACATGTACACCGACACACCGCAAAACCTGTGGGCCCACGATCAATCGAAGCGTCAATTGGTCATCGCCTCGTTGCTGGATCTGCGTTCAATTACCGATTCTTCTCGCCTTAGCGACTGGACGGTGTTCGATGCCATGGAACTCATCACCCCCGATGGATTGCTGCTGACGGGCAAGATACCCAGCTTCGATGATGCTCAAGAAGGGTTGCAATTGACCAGTGCCGGGTTCCTGGTCAAGACCACCAGCAAAGATGGCTGGCGTGGTTACTATCACCTTGATTACCGAAGTTTTTTTCAATATGCCAAGTGGCAGTTACTGGTATTGCTGGCTGTATGCCTGGCGTTTGTTGTCGTAGGTTATTTCTTGTTGCGCTGGTATGCCTTGAGGGTGGTCGTACCTGCTCGTCGGGCTCATGACAGGGTTGTAGAGAGCGACTCGTTCAGCCGCGCGATCATTCAGAATGCACCTGTGGCGTTGTGCGTGCTGGCGCGCAAAGATCGCAAGGTGGTCATGGAGAATGACCTGGCACTGCAATGGCTGGGAGACACACAAACCATCAGTCAGCTCAGCCGCGGCTGGCCTTCCGTAGCCGAATCGGCTGGAGCCGTCGGGGACAAGCATCTATCGATCACAATCAACGACCGACAGTTGGAAGTCAGTTTTTCGCCGTCGCGCTATCAAGGCGAAGACGTGGTGCTTTGTGCATTCAGTGACATCAGTGCTTACAAGCTGGCGGAGCGAGCACTGGCTGAAGCCAAGCAATCGGCGGATGCCTCGAATGAGGCCAAGACCGTATTCCTGGCGACCATGAGCCATGAAATTCGCACACCGCTGTATGGTGTGCTCGGTACCCTGGAGCTCCTGACCCTGTCGCCACTCAATGCCCTGCAACGTTCGCAGGTGCAAACCATGCAACGTTCCTCCTCGATTCTCTTGCAGGTGATCAGCGACATTCTGGACGTGTCGAAAATTGAAGCCGGGCAACTGGCGATCGAACACGTCGAGTTCACGCCATTGGAAATGATCGAGGATGTCCTGCAGTCCTACTCGGCTGCTGCGGGCGCCAAAGGGCTGCACCTCTATGCCTGTGTGGAAGTCGAGCTGCCGCGAAGACTCAGAGGCGACGCAGCCAGAATTCGGCAGATACTCAACAATTTGCTCAGCAATGCCATCAAGTTCACCGATGTCGGACGGATCGCCTTGAGGGTCAAAAGCGAGCCGGTCGAGGGCGGGTGGCAATTTCAGTGGCAGGTCACCGATACCGGCTGTGGCATTTCCAGCGAGCATCAGGTCCGCCTGTTCGAACCCTTCTATCAGGCGCACAGCCAGCAGCACACCGTGGGCGGTACTGGGCTCGGCCTGTCGATTTGCTGGCGACTGACGCAAATGATGGGCGGCAACCTGGCGATCGTCAGTGACACAGGACTGGGCAGCAGTTTCACATTGAGCTTGCCGCTCACGGTTGTGCCTGGTGAGTATCCGCTCCTGCCTGGATTCACCCTGAAGAACGAGGCCGTTGCAGTACGCGCTCCCATCAAGGAGTTGGCCATCAGCGTCTGTAACTGGCTGTCGCATTTCGGAGCGCTGGCGGTGACCGGTAGTGAGGTATCCGATGACCGTTATCCTGGCGCGGTGCTTGTCGATGTGATCCCGGAGCTCTTGCCGGAACTGGAATGGAGTGGTGAGCGGGTACGTTGCTCGGAAGAGGGGCTGGTCAAACCACAACGTACCTCCGATGGATATATCGTCAGTCTGCACAGCATCAAGGGCTTGTTACGGGCAGTGGCACTGGCCCAGGGCGAGCCGCTGGCTGAGGGTGAAAGCTGCGAGGCGATACAGCGTTGGTGTCGGTTCAGTCTGCATGTGCTCGTAGCCGAAGATAACCCTATCAATCAGACCTTGCTCAAGGAGCAACTCCAGCAGTTGGGGTGCAGCGTGGCATTGGCGTCCAACGGCGTGGAAGCGCTGCGACTCTGGGATCATGATGCTTTCGATGTCGTGCTGACTGACGTCAATATGCCGGAAATGAATGGGTATGAATTGACCACGGCGCTACGTCGATCCGATAGCAACACTCCCATTGTCGGCGTGACCGCCAACGCGATGCGTGAAGAAGAGGAGCGCTGTATCGGGGTGGGCATGAATGCCTGTGTGGTCAAGCCGATGTCATTGCAAACCCTGCACAATGTGTTGTTGAAGCTCTGCGGACATCTGGACGGCGCAATACTGCCTGCGCAAGAGGCGTCGGAAGAAAAAAGTGTCATGCAAGTGTCCAGTCAGTTGCGTGATGTGTTCATTCAGACGTTCAAGGAAGACCTGGCCAAAACTCGCGCCGCAGTGCGGGACAAAGATGCCAAGGCAGTGGGCTCCATGTTGCACCGGATACGCGGTGGGTTGTCGGTGGTTCAGGCACAGGACCTGCTCGATCGTTGCGTGGCTATTGAAGCGCAATTGGATGCAGAGGGGTGGGTGGATGAAAGACGGCGTGAAGTAGAGGATGTCCTCGAGCAAATCACGCAGGAGATGGAAAAGTTATGA
- a CDS encoding response regulator transcription factor yields the protein MNKIKVVLADDHPIVLAGVKETIESDGLYDVVSVAKTSGELMSAINEHSPDIVITDFYMPGDEHYGDGMRLISYLVRHFPQVRFLVLTMLNNRSILGSLYDCGVSGVLQKSINLDEINVALRTISKGGIYKGNFTLEPDSVMASTSSVSERIASISIKEAEVLRLFLAGERLKDIATSLQRSAKTVSTQKTSVMRKLCVHSDQELFAFCQEHQVV from the coding sequence ATGAATAAAATAAAAGTGGTGCTGGCCGATGATCACCCCATTGTATTGGCAGGGGTGAAAGAAACTATCGAGAGTGACGGCCTGTATGACGTGGTGAGCGTGGCCAAGACGTCTGGCGAGTTGATGAGTGCCATCAACGAACATTCGCCGGATATCGTGATCACTGATTTCTACATGCCAGGCGATGAGCACTATGGCGATGGCATGCGCCTGATCAGCTATCTGGTACGCCATTTCCCTCAGGTACGTTTTCTGGTGCTGACCATGCTGAACAACCGTTCGATTCTGGGGAGTCTCTACGATTGCGGAGTGTCCGGCGTGCTGCAGAAAAGCATCAACCTTGATGAAATAAATGTGGCGCTGCGCACTATCTCCAAGGGCGGCATCTACAAAGGTAACTTCACTCTTGAGCCTGACAGTGTGATGGCCTCTACGTCGTCAGTCAGTGAGCGTATTGCGAGTATTTCAATCAAAGAGGCAGAAGTGCTGCGGCTGTTTTTGGCGGGTGAGCGGCTCAAGGATATCGCTACCAGTCTCCAACGTAGCGCAAAGACCGTCAGTACTCAGAAGACTTCGGTCATGCGCAAATTATGTGTCCACTCCGACCAGGAGCTGTTCGCATTCTGTCAGGAACATCAGGTCGTCTGA